In the Sphingobium sp. RAC03 genome, AATAGAGCAGCCGAGCTTCACCTTCATGTTTGAAGGCGCGTCGTTTGAGCAGCAGATGGGATGCGAAGCGCTGCGGGCTGAGGTCGAGCCGGCCGCTGGTCTGCGCATAGTCCCGCAACTGCGCCTCGCGCTTACCCGCCATTCCCGCCCAGTAGTTCAGCGGCAGGTTCATTGCCTAAACCCGACGCCCAGCGGACCATCCACAGGGAAAGAATTGCGACCATGAATGGACCGCATTTTGCCTGACCGGCTTCGTCCTCCGGACAGCTGCCGCTCCACGGCTGCCCCGTCTCGGCCTCTGTCGCGATCGTTCTCGAATTCAAGACCTGCCGCTTGTTCAGGGTCGCCGCGGGTGCGCCAAGCGGCTAGTCCTTCAATCCAGGAAAGAAGAACAAGCCACTGACAAGCCACTACATATTGATGGCGCGAACCAGACGAACGCCCCAATCCTCATCAGGATTGGTGGTGCCGTCACCCAGACGCTCCTGCATTACGGCAACGCCAAGATCCCGTCGCTTGGGCAACCTGTCCCGCTCCGCCGCTTCCAGAGCGGAGGCGATCTCGGCATAAGTTAGGTCCGTGCAGTAGACCGGCGCGCCAGGCTGTTGGCGCCATGAATTGGCTAGGGAGCCAGCGTCGAACGCATCCAGCCCGGTATCATTGACCAGCGTCATCACAACTCGCCGGTCTTGCTCACGGTCGGCAGCAACAGGAATAGCGATCCTGTCCGGCGCACCTGCCGGTTTGTATTTGCTTGCAAGGGAAGCAGAGCCGATCGCGTTCCACGCTTTAGCGATCGGACGGCCGAGTTGCTCCGCCACCCACAGGCTTTCGACCTGGCCGCTTTCGATCGGCTCGATCTTGTCGTCACGGAACGGGTAGTAATTGGAGGTGTCAATCACTGTCACATCCTCCGACAATGCGGCGATTAATGGCGCAATATCGCGAATGCGGTTCAGCGGAATCGACAAGATGACCGCCTCTACATCGGTAAGCGCAACTTCGGTCGTCACGGCCCGCGCACCGGTCGAAAGAAGCTCGGCTTCAATGGTGTCGGGTCCACGAGAATTGGCCACCTTGACCTCATGTCCTGCCGCGCTCAGTCGCATGACCAATGTCTTGCCGATATGGCCAGTACCCAGGATTCCGATCTTCATCTGCTTGTCCTTGTGCGTTGTTGCTTCACGCCCAAAGTTATGAGTAGATGGCCAAAACGGCAAGAACCCACCAAAAAGTGGGTATGACACCAAAAGGTAAGTGCATGGCAGATCGTGATTGGCAGTGCGAGAGTCCCGAGCAGCAGCTGGTGTGGGCTGCCGCGACCAGCGAGGCGCTGCGGGTGCTCGAAGGCAAATGGAAGATCGTGATCATCTTTCAACTGTTCGCGGCCAAGGAGCCTCTTCGGTTCTCGGAGTTGGAGCGTCGTGTCGCAGGCGTGAACCAGAAGATGCTGATCCAGCAACTTAAGGAGCTGGAGAAGGACGGTATCGTCACGCGTACGATCTATCCTCAGGTGCCGCCCAGGGTTGAATATGCACTCAGTGCAATGGGTCTGGCGCTCGGACCCTCCATAGAAGCTCTGATCGACTGGACCTTCATGCGACGAGAGGCCTCCGAAAGCTGAAGCGCCAACCATAAATGACCGTCAGCTAATTGGCATCCAGCCTCTGGAAGAGAGCGGCCTTTTCTTCTCCAACGAGGTTGCCGCGGTCTTGAATGGGCGCAAGCCGCAGGGCGGGTCCATCTCTGCCGAATGGCAGGTGTCGGAGCAAGCCGACGTTCGGCACCCTACCGCCGAATAGCGGATGTTGGTCGGCAGGAGAAATGCCAAGTAGGGTGGGGATCTCTGCGGATTGTTCGCAAGCACGTACCTTGCACGGCTAGCCGTCGTAGTTCGAAGACATCC is a window encoding:
- a CDS encoding NADPH-dependent F420 reductase translates to MKIGILGTGHIGKTLVMRLSAAGHEVKVANSRGPDTIEAELLSTGARAVTTEVALTDVEAVILSIPLNRIRDIAPLIAALSEDVTVIDTSNYYPFRDDKIEPIESGQVESLWVAEQLGRPIAKAWNAIGSASLASKYKPAGAPDRIAIPVAADREQDRRVVMTLVNDTGLDAFDAGSLANSWRQQPGAPVYCTDLTYAEIASALEAAERDRLPKRRDLGVAVMQERLGDGTTNPDEDWGVRLVRAINM
- a CDS encoding winged helix-turn-helix transcriptional regulator gives rise to the protein MADRDWQCESPEQQLVWAAATSEALRVLEGKWKIVIIFQLFAAKEPLRFSELERRVAGVNQKMLIQQLKELEKDGIVTRTIYPQVPPRVEYALSAMGLALGPSIEALIDWTFMRREASES